A genomic window from Algoriphagus sp. Y33 includes:
- a CDS encoding DUF5916 domain-containing protein — MRNLILLLLLGMANTTILSAQKINNSYRLHIQKASSEILIDGALDEQAWLDAEVAKDFFMITPMDTSFAQVRTDVRMTYDDENLYLLVENFHAVEGPYMVESLRRDFNFGKNDNFLLFMDPFDDQTNGFSFGANAAGAQWDGIMYNGGSVDLSWDNKWSSKVTNYDDKWVFEAKIPFKSIRYKKGITEWGINFSRLDLKTTEKSGWAPVPRQFPSASLAYTGILVWDEAPPQTGANISVIPYALGGVSKEVSSGGEAEYRKEIGMDAKIGLTSSLNLDLTVNPDFSQVEVDRQVTNLDRFELFFPERRQFFLENGDLFANFGYSTIRPFFSRRIGLNAPIQFGARLSGKINKSWRIGAMNMQTGQVEEDKLPSQNFTVLALQRQVGARSNISGIFINKQSLNYNPDPTVEAPIYSQFNRNVGLEYNLASSNNLWTGKAMVLQSFGPNNIGNGFVHAANLKYTAGNLSWNWQHEYVSENYTAEVGYVPRTGFYKISPGAGYRWFPKSEKILSHGPDFGTTFFFNKRGEQTDNTTFLAYNLKWRSQSTFMLWTSTDYVKLQHPFDPTNYSGDTLAAGTAHQWYAMGAEYASKPQSVLTYAFSMRLGGYYADGERYNLIAELGYRFQPYVSITMNAGYNAIHLPEPWNTTSFWLIGPRIDVTMTNTLFFTAFVQYNEQIENINLNTRFQWRFKPASDLFLVYTDNYLPAPFYTKNRSLVLKFTYWWNV, encoded by the coding sequence ATGCGTAATCTGATTCTTCTTTTGCTGTTGGGAATGGCCAACACGACGATACTTTCAGCACAGAAAATCAACAATTCCTATCGACTACATATTCAGAAAGCCTCCTCTGAAATCCTGATTGACGGAGCTTTGGATGAGCAAGCGTGGTTGGATGCGGAAGTGGCCAAAGATTTCTTTATGATCACGCCGATGGACACGAGCTTTGCTCAGGTAAGAACTGATGTGAGAATGACTTATGATGATGAAAATCTATACCTCTTGGTAGAGAATTTTCATGCCGTCGAAGGCCCTTATATGGTTGAATCACTTCGGCGGGATTTCAACTTTGGCAAGAATGACAACTTCCTACTCTTCATGGATCCATTTGATGATCAGACAAATGGGTTTTCCTTTGGTGCCAATGCGGCCGGTGCACAGTGGGACGGAATCATGTACAATGGCGGAAGTGTGGATCTCAGTTGGGATAATAAATGGAGTTCCAAAGTCACCAATTATGATGACAAATGGGTTTTTGAAGCAAAAATCCCATTCAAATCCATCCGTTACAAAAAAGGAATTACAGAATGGGGAATCAATTTTTCCCGCCTTGACCTGAAAACTACTGAAAAATCAGGATGGGCCCCAGTTCCACGTCAATTCCCATCAGCCTCTCTCGCTTACACTGGAATACTTGTTTGGGACGAAGCTCCTCCCCAGACGGGGGCAAATATCTCCGTGATTCCTTACGCTTTGGGAGGAGTAAGTAAGGAAGTGTCATCAGGAGGTGAGGCAGAATACCGAAAGGAGATAGGAATGGATGCAAAAATCGGCTTGACTTCCTCGCTCAACTTGGATCTTACTGTTAATCCTGATTTCTCACAAGTAGAAGTCGATCGACAAGTCACCAACCTAGATCGGTTTGAATTGTTTTTCCCAGAACGACGCCAATTCTTTCTGGAAAATGGTGACTTGTTTGCAAATTTTGGATACAGCACGATCCGCCCATTTTTCTCCAGAAGAATCGGATTAAATGCTCCAATTCAGTTTGGTGCTAGACTAAGCGGAAAAATCAACAAGAGCTGGAGAATCGGTGCCATGAATATGCAAACCGGCCAAGTGGAAGAAGATAAGTTGCCTTCCCAAAATTTTACAGTTTTGGCACTTCAACGACAAGTTGGAGCAAGATCCAATATATCCGGGATTTTCATCAATAAGCAATCGCTAAACTATAATCCGGATCCGACTGTCGAAGCTCCGATTTATTCCCAATTCAACCGCAATGTAGGATTAGAGTACAACCTAGCCTCTTCGAACAACCTTTGGACCGGCAAAGCAATGGTTCTACAGAGTTTTGGGCCGAATAATATTGGCAATGGCTTTGTCCATGCCGCCAATTTGAAGTACACTGCAGGGAATCTCTCATGGAACTGGCAGCATGAATATGTGTCTGAAAATTACACCGCAGAAGTGGGCTATGTGCCGAGAACAGGGTTTTACAAAATCAGCCCAGGGGCAGGCTATCGCTGGTTTCCGAAAAGTGAAAAAATCTTGAGCCATGGGCCGGATTTTGGCACAACATTCTTTTTCAATAAAAGGGGAGAACAAACAGACAACACTACATTTCTAGCATATAATCTAAAGTGGAGAAGTCAAAGCACGTTTATGCTATGGACGAGTACAGATTATGTAAAGCTACAACATCCCTTTGACCCAACAAATTATAGTGGAGATACTCTGGCAGCGGGTACAGCTCATCAATGGTATGCGATGGGGGCTGAATACGCCTCTAAACCGCAAAGTGTCTTAACTTATGCTTTTTCTATGCGCTTAGGCGGATACTATGCGGACGGCGAGCGCTATAATTTGATAGCTGAGCTTGGCTATAGGTTCCAGCCCTATGTGAGCATTACGATGAATGCAGGCTATAATGCCATTCATTTACCTGAACCGTGGAATACTACAAGCTTTTGGTTGATCGGTCCCAGAATAGATGTCACCATGACAAATACCCTATTTTTCACCGCATTTGTCCAGTATAATGAGCAAATTGAAAACATCAATCTAAATACCCGCTTCCAGTGGCGATTCAAACCCGCTTCAGACCTGTTTTTAGTTTACACCGACAATTATCTTCCCGCTCCATTTTACACCAAAAACCGCTCGCTGGTACTGAAGTTTACCTATTGGTGGAATGTATAG